A DNA window from Pyrus communis chromosome 3, drPyrComm1.1, whole genome shotgun sequence contains the following coding sequences:
- the LOC137730334 gene encoding uncharacterized protein, producing the protein MAQSSFAEYARGNFAVSRTIIELEPWKARGWGGIFEKLQETAVKENVKAWIEARPDILDKEIAMRKMEPYFKRCRRELRTCPEARELRQKRPNFVPVIVEKHGRSDIPDIELVKFNVHGELPLGEFVYYIRGRIGWLNVDNIDKPIFVSFKNTDPPAGALMSEVDVENKGEDGFLHVTYSGEGNAPESINHEQEWREKTMPGPDLLLRRGRGLAVKTMRELSQSLIRLHA; encoded by the exons ATGGCACAGAGCTCTTTTGCCGAATATGCTCGGG GAAACTTTGCGGTTTCAAGGACCATTATTGAGTTAGAGCCTTGGAAAGCCAGAGGATGG GGTGGGATATTTGAGAAGTTGCAGGAGACTGCCGTGAAGGAGAATGTGAAGGCTTGGATTGAGGCGAGGCCTGACATTCTTGACAAGGAGATTGCCATGAGAAAGATGGA GCCATATTTTAAGAGATGCAGACGTGAACTTCGTACTTGTCCAGAAGCTAGGGAATTGAGGCAAAAACGTCCAAACTTTGTACCa GTGATTGTGGAGAAGCATGGAAGGAGTGACATTCCTGACATTGAGTTGGTTAA ATTCAATGTCCATGGTGAGCTGCCACTTGGAGAATTTGTTTATTATATTCGGGGACGGATCGGGTGGCTCAACGTAGACAACATAGACAAGCCTATATTTGTCTCTTTTAAGAACACAGATCCTCCTGCTG GTGCCTTGATGTCTGAAGTCGATGTGGAAAACAAGGGTGAAGATGGATTTCTTCACGTGACCTACAGTGGAGAAGGGAATGCCCCTGAATCCATCAATCATGAGCAAGAATGGAGAGAGAAGACAATGCCTGGACCTGACTTATTGTTGCGGAGAGGGAGAGGGCTTGCTGTGAAGACAATGCGGGAGCTCTCTCAGTCATTGATTCGACTACATGCTTAG